TAACGGTGCGCGCCATCGAGGGCGGCATGCACGATCTGGTGCTTTCGCGGCCCGCCGTGCGCGCCGAGGTATACCGCCAAATGTTCGGGTGGGTGCAGCAGGTGCTGCCGCCGGCCTAGGGGCCGCGGGCAAGCTCGGCTACATCGCAATTGGGCAGGGTGCGTATGGGAAGGGTATCGGCCCAGCGGCCCTAGGTGCCCGCCGCCCGGCGGGGCCGGGCCACCTCGGTGGGGCGAGTATCCACGTCAAAATATCCTTCCCGATGACCGTTAAGCTCAAACCGCTCGATCAGCAAACCATTGTAATTACCGGCGCCAGCTCGGGCATTGGCCGCGTTACGGCTTTGCAGGCCGCTGCCAAGGGCGCCAACGTAGTGCTGGCCGCCCGCAGCGAAGACGAGCTGCGCAAAGTGGAGCAGGAAATTACCAGCCAGGGCGGCCAGGCCCTGGTGGTGGTAACCGATGTAGCCAGCCGCGCCGATATCCGCCGCCTCGCCGACCGCGCCATCGACCATTTCGGCGGCTTCGATACGTGGGTAAACGACGCGGGCATCTCCATTTGGGGCCGCCTCGACGAGGTAAGCGACTACGACCACCGCCGCCTTTTCGAAACCAATTTCTGGGGCGTCAGCAACGGTTCGCTCGAGGCCATTAAGCACCTGCGGCGGCACGGCGGCGCGCTCATCAACGTGGGCAGCGTGGCGTCGGATGTGGCCATTCCGCTGCAGGGCATGTACTGCGCCAGCAAGCACGCCATCAAGGGGTTTACCGACGCCTTGCGCCTGGAGCTGGAAGAAGTGGGCGCCCCCGTTTCGGTTACCCTGATTAAGCCCGCGGCCATCAACACGCCGTTTCCGCAGCACGCCCGCAACTACATGGAGAAGGAGCCCAAGCTGCCCCCGCCCGTGTACGAGCCCGAGGAGGTAGCCGCCGCCATTTTGCACGCCGCCACGCACCCCGAGCGCGACATTTACGTGGGCGGCGGCGGCAAGCTGATGAGCACCCTCAACAAGCACCTGCCCCGCGCCATGGACCGCCTCAGCGAAACCCTGATGGTGGAGCAGCAGCAGCGCAACGAGCGGCCGCGCAAGCCGCAGGGCTCGTTGCACCAGGCCAGCCACGGCGGCCCCGTGCGCGGCGACCACCCCGGCTACGTCATGAAAACCAGCCTGTATACCCGCGCCGCCCTGCACCCCTGGGCCGCGGGCGCCCTGATGGCCCTGGCCAGTGCCGCCGCGGTGGCGCTGCTGGGCGGCAAGCGCAATAAGCGCGCTGCTACCACGGCTGCACCCGATGCCGGCATAACGCCCGACTACACCAGCCGCCCGCCCGTGCCGGTGGCGCAAAGCCCGGGGCTGGGTGCCGTGGGCACCACCAACCAGGCCGGCGCCGGCATCTGATCGGGCCAGTGCTTTTGCCTGAGGCGGCACCGCAGTGGTAAAAAGTTGTTTGCCTTATACTTGCGGGCAGCCTGCCGGGCCCTGCCGGTGGCGGGGTGCCTAGGGCGGCCGGGCTTGCCTCAGCTCGGCTGCCCTGGGCATGCAGTCGGCGGGCATCATTCTGGCGTATGTGCCGTATGGTGGGCTGCTATCTTGTTTAACCCACACCAGCCGCTATGTCCTTTTCCTCTGCCCAACCCGAAGACCTCCTGATCGACGCAGCCCGCCGGGGCGACGTAGCCCTGATTCGGGAGCTGCTGGCCACCGGGCTCGATGTCAACCTGCAAAACGGCAAGGGCTTTACCCCGCTGATCGTGGCCTCGTACGATGGCCACCTCGAGGCCACGCAAGCCTTGCTTGAGGCCGGCGCCAACCCCAACGTGCAGGACGTAAGCGGCAATACCGCCCTCATGGGCGTTTCCTTTAAAGGCTACCCCGAAATTGCCCGTCTGCTGATTGCCCACGGCGCCGACCTGAACCAGCAAAACGGCAACGGCGGCACGGCCCTCATGTTTGCCACCTTGTTCGGGCGGCACAACATCGTGCCCGTGCTGCTCGAGGCCGGCGCCGATACCAGCATCCGCGACGTACGTGGCCTCTCGGCCCGCGACCTGGCCGTGCAGCAAGGCAACGAGCAAGCCCTGCAGCTGCTGAAGGAGTAACCGCCTAGGTGCCCGGCGGTACACAAGCCGCCGGCACCCGCGCCCATAGCGCGCAAAGGGCCGCCAAACCGTGGTTTGGCGGCCCTTTGCGGTTGCCCTAGGTATGTTGGGTAGGCAAGGCGCCCGGCAGGCCTGCGGCGCCCAAAGCCGGCAGCGGCCTTACTGCACCGTAACCGCCCGCGTGGTTACCCGCTGGCCATGCTCCAGGCGCAGGATGTACACACCCGTGGGCAGGTTGGCCGTGCTGAACGTGGTTTCGGCAACGGGCCCGGCTGGCTGCAGCGTTTGCTCGGCCACGCGCCGGCCCAGTTGGCTGAGCAGCACCGCCCGCACGGGTTGGGCATCGTAGCCCTGCAGGCGCAGCGTAAACTGCTCGCGCGCCGGGTTGGGGTACACGCTGGTTTCGGCAGCGGGAGTGGCTTTGGTTTCGGCAAGCTGGTTGCGGCCCCGGAGGGTACCGTAGCTGGCCAGGTAACCGCTCGTGAAGGTGCTGCTGAGCGCCTTGCCGCCAAACTGGCACGTGCCCGTAAACACGCCCGCCGTAAACACGGTGTTGTCGCGGTCGAGGGCAAGCGCCGTGCTGGAGCTGGTGCCCGGGCCGCCCACCAGCACG
The sequence above is drawn from the Hymenobacter sp. YIM 151858-1 genome and encodes:
- a CDS encoding SDR family oxidoreductase, with the translated sequence MTVKLKPLDQQTIVITGASSGIGRVTALQAAAKGANVVLAARSEDELRKVEQEITSQGGQALVVVTDVASRADIRRLADRAIDHFGGFDTWVNDAGISIWGRLDEVSDYDHRRLFETNFWGVSNGSLEAIKHLRRHGGALINVGSVASDVAIPLQGMYCASKHAIKGFTDALRLELEEVGAPVSVTLIKPAAINTPFPQHARNYMEKEPKLPPPVYEPEEVAAAILHAATHPERDIYVGGGGKLMSTLNKHLPRAMDRLSETLMVEQQQRNERPRKPQGSLHQASHGGPVRGDHPGYVMKTSLYTRAALHPWAAGALMALASAAAVALLGGKRNKRAATTAAPDAGITPDYTSRPPVPVAQSPGLGAVGTTNQAGAGI
- a CDS encoding ankyrin repeat domain-containing protein → MSFSSAQPEDLLIDAARRGDVALIRELLATGLDVNLQNGKGFTPLIVASYDGHLEATQALLEAGANPNVQDVSGNTALMGVSFKGYPEIARLLIAHGADLNQQNGNGGTALMFATLFGRHNIVPVLLEAGADTSIRDVRGLSARDLAVQQGNEQALQLLKE